In Thiospirochaeta perfilievii, a single window of DNA contains:
- a CDS encoding DUF1007 family protein — translation MRRTLLTLLIIFSSINIYSHPHVFIDIGIRVERLDRANISWTFDPIESQNKLYFFDDDGDGLLNKGEIENLYNEGFKSLKDFSYFISVSKDNKNYRIDNVLDFNVTIEKDSRLTFNFSIELPDLGSDKRIAISHFDTSYFIAFSEPDRNDIILGENIYSAVLKNSNKPFYYDPNANRTEILDTSKPQKGWLVAYPTEVFISSEPILDSFGDYKIGFKEKVTQVQRSIYLKLSNKILELQKMKSLKTLFYILFLSLLYGVVHALGPGHRKIVISTYILSRKKISYLKAIGISLTSALIHSGSGVISILLLNLIFNKIKPSFIDNVTNYIEKVSYIGVLLLAIVLIIIKLIPQKDNKESKPVALSLIILSSLVPCPGAITIMLVSLTIGIINVGILTVLAMSLGIGLTLSLISIFTIKGKKIVSGSNKNRFNLISNLLEWMGLIILLIFSLFMVISIS, via the coding sequence ATGAGGAGAACTCTACTTACTCTTTTAATTATTTTTTCATCAATAAATATCTACTCCCATCCCCATGTTTTTATAGATATAGGGATAAGGGTAGAGAGATTAGATCGAGCTAATATTTCATGGACATTTGACCCTATAGAGTCGCAAAACAAACTATATTTTTTTGATGATGATGGGGATGGATTATTAAATAAGGGTGAGATAGAGAACCTATATAATGAAGGTTTTAAAAGTTTAAAGGATTTTAGCTACTTTATATCCGTATCAAAGGATAATAAGAATTATAGAATTGATAATGTTTTAGACTTTAATGTCACAATTGAAAAGGATAGTAGATTAACATTTAATTTCTCTATAGAGCTTCCCGATTTAGGTAGTGATAAAAGAATAGCTATTTCCCACTTTGATACGTCATATTTTATTGCTTTTAGTGAACCGGATAGAAATGACATTATACTTGGTGAAAATATCTACTCTGCTGTTTTAAAAAATAGCAATAAGCCTTTTTATTATGACCCAAATGCAAACAGAACAGAAATATTAGATACAAGTAAACCCCAAAAAGGCTGGTTGGTTGCCTACCCTACTGAGGTTTTTATTAGTAGTGAACCTATATTAGACTCATTTGGTGATTACAAGATAGGATTTAAGGAGAAAGTTACCCAGGTTCAACGTTCTATCTACTTAAAATTATCAAATAAGATATTAGAACTACAGAAGATGAAATCTTTAAAAACTCTATTTTACATTCTGTTTTTATCACTTTTATATGGGGTGGTTCACGCCTTAGGTCCTGGACATAGGAAAATAGTTATATCAACCTATATACTCTCTAGAAAAAAGATATCCTATTTAAAAGCTATAGGTATCAGTCTAACTTCAGCCTTAATACACTCAGGTTCTGGGGTTATATCAATACTTCTTCTAAACCTTATATTTAATAAAATAAAACCATCATTTATAGATAATGTTACAAACTATATAGAAAAAGTAAGTTATATAGGTGTTTTATTACTAGCTATTGTATTAATTATAATAAAGCTGATTCCTCAAAAAGATAATAAGGAGAGTAAACCTGTAGCCTTATCCCTAATAATTCTCTCTAGTTTAGTACCTTGTCCAGGAGCAATTACAATAATGCTTGTATCCCTAACTATTGGCATTATTAACGTTGGAATTCTTACAGTATTAGCAATGTCTTTAGGAATAGGTTTGACTTTAAGCTTAATATCTATTTTTACTATTAAGGGTAAAAAAATAGTAAGTGGGTCTAATAAAAATAGATTTAACCTTATAAGTAATTTATTAGAGTGGATGGGTTTAATTATTCTTCTTATATTCTCACTATTTATGGTAATATCTATTAGTTAA
- a CDS encoding peptidase U32 family protein — translation MELLAPAGNIEKLKYAYEYGADAAYIGIRNFSLRAKADNFQENEHEEIKRIKGNKKLYCALNIYFMNEDIKKLEEELEYFKQYPFDGFIISDLGLLNLMKKHFPDKELHLSTQANCTNIEAAKLYYDLGFTRIVPAREMSLKDISEIKTALPKLEIEAFVHGAMCLAYSGRCFLSSWMTDRSANQGGCSHSCRWDYKVLEEGKRPGEYYPIYENDRGVSIMSSKDINMINHLQDMKDAGVDSLKIEGRMKSIYYTAVVTRAYRKTLDSLSGQDIPNLAGYQDEISKVSHREFSTGFYYDNADISRSSKESYSREFVFLGAVGREQEDGLYLLDVKNQITEGDDIEFIGPDMLYLKESDFKLFDKNKNPVDKTDHCKTSFIKTSKPIKEGYIIRKKAPHLLGGNR, via the coding sequence ATGGAACTACTAGCACCAGCAGGTAATATTGAGAAATTAAAATACGCTTATGAGTATGGAGCGGATGCAGCATATATAGGAATACGTAATTTTAGCCTTAGAGCAAAGGCAGATAACTTCCAAGAGAATGAGCATGAAGAAATTAAGAGAATTAAGGGCAATAAAAAACTATACTGTGCTTTAAACATATACTTTATGAATGAAGATATAAAAAAATTAGAAGAGGAGCTGGAATATTTTAAACAGTACCCCTTTGATGGTTTTATTATTAGTGATTTAGGGCTTCTTAATTTAATGAAAAAGCACTTTCCTGATAAGGAGTTACACCTAAGTACCCAGGCAAACTGTACAAATATTGAAGCTGCAAAACTATATTATGATCTTGGTTTTACCAGAATTGTACCAGCTAGGGAGATGTCATTAAAGGATATATCCGAGATAAAAACAGCTCTACCTAAACTAGAGATTGAAGCCTTTGTGCATGGAGCTATGTGCTTAGCCTACTCAGGTAGATGTTTTTTAAGTAGTTGGATGACTGATAGATCTGCTAATCAAGGTGGTTGTTCCCACTCATGCAGATGGGATTATAAAGTTTTAGAAGAGGGGAAAAGACCAGGAGAGTACTACCCTATTTATGAGAATGATAGAGGTGTATCTATAATGTCATCAAAGGATATTAATATGATAAACCACCTACAGGATATGAAGGATGCGGGAGTTGACAGTCTTAAAATAGAGGGAAGAATGAAGTCTATCTACTACACTGCAGTAGTTACAAGAGCGTATAGAAAAACATTAGACTCACTTTCTGGACAAGATATTCCTAATCTAGCAGGTTATCAGGATGAGATATCTAAGGTAAGTCATAGAGAGTTCTCCACCGGGTTTTATTACGACAATGCAGATATTTCAAGATCTAGTAAAGAGTCCTACTCTAGGGAGTTTGTATTTCTAGGAGCTGTTGGAAGGGAACAAGAAGACGGCTTATACCTTTTAGATGTGAAAAACCAGATTACAGAGGGTGATGATATCGAGTTTATTGGTCCAGATATGCTCTACTTAAAAGAGAGTGACTTTAAACTTTTTGATAAAAATAAAAATCCAGTAGATAAAACAGATCACTGTAAAACATCATTTATTAAGACATCTAAACCTATAAAAGAGGGTTACATCATAAGGAAGAAAGCCCCACACCTATTAGGAGGAAACAGATAG
- a CDS encoding substrate-binding periplasmic protein: MRRTTKLYLIISYLIFPIIFSFSLDNDITVVTNHWYPYSNESSPREGLSIEIIIEAFKTQNYTVTVIITPWARAIREVLNSEYDILANVWFSKERAEEFLYSDYYYTNTITFISNIDDPFEYTNLESLSGKTIGTIRDFYYNELFMNSEKFIREPANDLLQNILKVVYGRIDLTLSDEVVAKSNIRDTRMDLYSKIYFSKKPLIENKLYITCSYKNSRNKELIEAFNRGLEVIIKNGEYKRIINKYIK; this comes from the coding sequence ATGAGAAGAACTACTAAATTATATCTAATAATCTCTTATTTAATTTTTCCCATTATATTTAGCTTTTCATTAGATAATGATATTACTGTGGTTACAAATCATTGGTACCCATATAGTAATGAATCTTCCCCAAGAGAGGGGTTATCAATAGAAATTATAATAGAAGCATTTAAAACCCAAAATTATACAGTAACTGTTATTATTACACCATGGGCTAGAGCAATTAGGGAAGTTTTAAACAGTGAATACGATATACTTGCTAATGTTTGGTTTTCAAAGGAAAGGGCAGAAGAGTTCTTATATAGTGATTACTATTATACTAATACAATTACGTTTATTTCAAACATAGATGACCCCTTTGAATATACCAATTTAGAAAGTTTAAGTGGTAAAACAATTGGGACTATAAGGGATTTTTATTATAATGAATTATTTATGAATAGCGAAAAGTTTATTAGAGAGCCAGCAAATGACTTATTACAGAATATTCTTAAAGTTGTATATGGACGAATAGACTTAACACTATCTGATGAAGTAGTAGCAAAATCGAATATAAGAGATACTCGTATGGACCTTTATAGTAAAATATACTTTAGTAAGAAACCTCTTATTGAAAACAAATTATATATAACCTGTTCCTATAAAAATAGTAGAAATAAGGAGCTTATAGAAGCATTTAATAGGGGGTTAGAAGTTATAATTAAAAATGGTGAATATAAAAGAATCATAAATAAGTATATAAAGTAG
- a CDS encoding ABC transporter ATP-binding protein, whose translation MAIVELKNVHKKYPLGKTEVHAVQGISFDINRGDFVSIAGPSGSGKSTTLNMIGCIDTATEGDVLINGINTRGLKDRVITNLRHDTLGFIFQSFNLIPVLNVYENIEFPLLLGGGKRRNRGEEREWIDHLIEEVGLADRIKNRANELSGGQRQRVAIARALVTKPEIVLADEPTANLDSKTGEDILNLMKRINREQNTTFIFSTHDATIVDMADHIIRLKDGQVIKNERISR comes from the coding sequence ATGGCTATAGTAGAACTTAAAAATGTTCACAAAAAATATCCCCTAGGTAAAACAGAAGTACACGCAGTACAGGGCATCTCATTTGATATAAACAGAGGTGATTTTGTTTCTATTGCAGGTCCCTCAGGATCTGGAAAATCAACAACACTGAATATGATTGGATGTATAGATACAGCAACAGAGGGTGATGTATTGATAAACGGAATAAATACTCGAGGATTGAAGGATCGAGTTATTACAAACCTTAGACACGATACGTTAGGATTTATTTTCCAATCCTTTAACCTTATTCCTGTTTTAAATGTCTACGAAAATATTGAGTTTCCACTTCTGCTAGGTGGTGGTAAAAGACGTAATAGAGGTGAAGAGAGGGAGTGGATTGATCACTTAATTGAAGAAGTTGGTCTAGCTGATAGGATAAAAAATAGGGCAAATGAATTATCTGGAGGCCAGAGACAAAGAGTTGCAATTGCAAGAGCTCTTGTAACAAAACCTGAGATCGTTTTAGCTGATGAACCTACAGCAAACCTTGATTCAAAAACCGGTGAGGATATTCTTAATTTAATGAAAAGAATAAATAGAGAGCAAAATACTACATTTATTTTCTCTACCCACGATGCAACAATTGTAGATATGGCTGACCATATAATTCGTCTAAAAGATGGCCAAGTTATTAAAAATGAAAGAATAAGTAGGTAG
- a CDS encoding ABC transporter permease codes for MGTIEKIAFRNLKEHKAKSLIVGILIAVGIMVLILSNSILDSAEEGSKKVFIENYTGHLLVAKKLEEGTVTAFGYESNSMSGPGGQNDNPTIPRYSEVYEYLSSLDDVTAVNSETAGLGTMIKFSESMDEGAFSMFWGIDPDSYIKMFPNNIEILEGEFLKSNEQGVMLNEKVINDIKKELDRDVKVGDMITLQSFAGGMKIHEVPLKGIYRYKNGSATVMQMNLIDIESYRILAKMIVGTTDVIDVDDEDLELLSDDFDFDTMFSDEVAVSTNDDSFDFDEVLGDLSQREALTKPSTGTWTFILLMLDDISKVDRVKTQIDNWADENDIPLEVKTWQTSAGRTGDTIKYAKIIINVFIIIVSIVTIIIIMNTLVVSIIERTSEIGTMRAIGANKSFVRRMFIAETLTISMVFGAIGIVIGLIILFILNKVGISFNGNLLLEAVFAGDRLYPVTSLKTILNGFVISFFIGIISSLYPVSVALRIDPIKAIQS; via the coding sequence ATGGGAACTATTGAAAAAATTGCATTTAGAAACCTTAAGGAACATAAGGCTAAATCCCTAATTGTAGGAATATTAATAGCCGTAGGTATAATGGTCCTTATTTTAAGTAACTCTATACTTGATTCAGCTGAGGAGGGTAGTAAGAAAGTTTTTATTGAGAACTATACTGGACACCTTCTTGTCGCAAAAAAACTTGAAGAGGGTACAGTTACCGCCTTTGGGTATGAATCTAATAGTATGAGTGGCCCTGGTGGTCAAAATGATAACCCTACAATTCCTAGATATAGCGAGGTTTATGAATATTTATCATCCCTAGATGATGTTACAGCGGTAAATTCAGAGACAGCAGGATTAGGAACTATGATAAAGTTCTCAGAAAGTATGGATGAAGGTGCTTTTAGTATGTTCTGGGGTATAGATCCTGATTCGTATATAAAGATGTTTCCTAATAACATTGAAATACTTGAAGGTGAGTTTTTAAAAAGTAATGAACAGGGTGTTATGCTTAACGAAAAAGTTATTAATGACATCAAAAAAGAGCTGGATAGGGATGTTAAAGTAGGGGATATGATAACTCTACAATCATTCGCTGGTGGAATGAAGATACATGAAGTTCCTCTAAAGGGTATCTATAGGTACAAAAATGGTAGTGCTACTGTAATGCAGATGAACTTAATAGATATTGAGTCCTATCGAATTTTAGCAAAAATGATTGTAGGAACTACAGATGTTATCGATGTGGATGATGAAGATTTAGAACTATTAAGTGATGATTTTGATTTTGATACCATGTTCTCTGATGAAGTTGCTGTTAGTACAAATGATGATTCCTTTGATTTTGACGAAGTTCTAGGGGATTTAAGCCAGAGAGAAGCATTAACAAAACCTAGTACAGGGACATGGACTTTTATTCTTCTAATGCTAGATGACATCTCTAAAGTTGATAGGGTTAAGACGCAGATTGATAACTGGGCAGATGAAAATGATATTCCCCTAGAAGTTAAGACATGGCAAACATCCGCTGGTAGAACTGGAGATACAATTAAGTATGCGAAGATAATAATAAATGTCTTTATTATAATAGTAAGTATCGTGACCATAATTATTATTATGAATACCCTAGTAGTATCAATTATAGAGAGAACTTCGGAGATTGGAACCATGAGGGCAATAGGTGCTAACAAATCTTTTGTTAGAAGAATGTTTATTGCTGAGACCCTTACAATATCCATGGTCTTTGGTGCAATAGGTATTGTTATAGGATTAATTATACTATTTATTCTAAATAAAGTTGGAATCTCATTTAATGGAAACCTTCTCTTAGAAGCTGTTTTTGCCGGAGATAGACTTTATCCTGTTACTAGCTTAAAAACAATATTAAACGGTTTTGTTATAAGCTTTTTTATTGGAATAATCTCAAGTCTATATCCTGTATCAGTTGCTCTTAGAATAGACCCAATTAAAGCGATTCAGAGTTAG
- a CDS encoding ABC transporter permease, with protein sequence MKYIKIALRNLSREKKRSFLLGGAIAFGLLIITVVNCASAGAVKAISENITKIADGHIFIQGEQRLESDKVVSNLADKDGLLRVIDESGINVIKMNMRSEVRAELIFGDDSSRTAVSGMNWDREVDVKNGFRFKEGSIDSINNKYNIIINEKLAESLNVELGDSVIAKVMTVTGQTNVGDFVVGGILEGTDILSSMSSYANMDYINELIGLEKDDYQTIYIRLESIDVVDAAAEKLFTALGQEYQMKARNDNSDIDLFSLAFKNEDVEWDGQRYSLTAVTEMVGILDQFVGVVNAISFGVLLLLFLIIIVGVANTFRMIMYDRVKEIGSMRAMGMQKGGIRSIFLFEGFFLALAGAFSGIILAGILMFGLSFIDLGTDHAGAFFLNNGHLLFVPVLGPILLNILTVGLLTVLAVLFPANKAANLDPAKAIAAMY encoded by the coding sequence GTGAAATATATTAAAATAGCACTTAGAAATCTAAGTAGAGAAAAAAAGAGATCCTTTCTTTTAGGTGGAGCAATCGCCTTTGGACTCTTAATTATAACTGTTGTTAATTGTGCTTCAGCTGGAGCTGTAAAAGCCATTAGTGAGAATATTACTAAAATTGCTGATGGTCATATTTTTATTCAAGGTGAACAGAGATTAGAAAGTGACAAGGTTGTATCTAATTTAGCAGATAAAGATGGGCTTTTAAGAGTAATCGATGAGTCTGGTATTAACGTTATTAAAATGAATATGAGGTCGGAGGTTAGGGCTGAACTAATTTTTGGTGATGATAGCTCAAGGACTGCAGTCTCTGGTATGAACTGGGACAGAGAAGTGGATGTTAAGAATGGCTTTCGATTTAAAGAGGGCTCAATAGACTCTATAAATAATAAATACAACATCATAATTAATGAAAAACTAGCAGAATCATTAAATGTGGAGCTAGGTGATAGTGTTATTGCTAAGGTGATGACTGTAACTGGTCAGACAAATGTTGGGGATTTTGTTGTAGGAGGGATTTTAGAGGGAACTGATATTCTATCTTCAATGTCTTCCTATGCAAATATGGACTATATAAATGAGCTAATTGGGTTAGAAAAAGATGACTACCAAACAATCTATATTAGACTTGAGTCTATTGATGTAGTAGATGCAGCTGCAGAAAAGCTTTTTACTGCTTTAGGTCAAGAGTATCAAATGAAGGCGAGAAATGACAATTCAGATATTGATCTATTCTCCCTAGCTTTTAAAAATGAGGATGTTGAGTGGGATGGACAGAGGTACTCTTTAACAGCTGTAACTGAGATGGTAGGTATATTAGACCAGTTTGTAGGGGTTGTTAATGCTATTAGCTTTGGTGTTCTACTACTACTATTCTTAATAATTATTGTAGGTGTAGCAAATACTTTTAGAATGATTATGTATGATAGAGTTAAAGAGATCGGTTCCATGAGGGCTATGGGAATGCAAAAGGGTGGAATTAGATCTATCTTCCTATTTGAAGGCTTCTTTTTAGCCCTTGCAGGTGCATTCTCTGGAATAATTCTTGCAGGAATCCTAATGTTTGGTCTCTCATTTATAGACCTGGGAACAGACCATGCAGGAGCGTTCTTTTTAAACAATGGTCATCTATTATTTGTTCCAGTTTTAGGGCCAATACTACTAAATATTTTAACAGTTGGGTTATTAACGGTTTTAGCAGTACTATTCCCAGCTAATAAAGCAGCTAACCTAGATCCAGCTAAGGCAATAGCCGCAATGTATTAG
- a CDS encoding outer membrane lipoprotein-sorting protein — translation MKRIFLIFSFALIGVLSITAQDYTQVLKGLDNLQDFEGVDLSMVWTIVSQKPGEEKSVTKIQIFRRDSEDNALYLFLKPEVDKGQGFLMSGDNAWMYDPSSRKFSHFSLKENIGDSDAQNQDVKATSYAEDYNIVKAEEGKLGKIDTYIITLEAKTNEITTPKMKIWVRKDKNLLLKQEDYSLSDRLVRTIIIPKWTTVGGKYISAQTLIQDNLKEGEKTQITASSISNAQIPDDVFTKAYLERINNK, via the coding sequence ATGAAAAGAATATTTTTAATTTTCAGTTTTGCACTTATAGGAGTTCTTTCTATAACTGCCCAGGATTATACACAGGTTTTGAAAGGTTTGGACAATTTACAGGATTTTGAAGGTGTAGACCTATCAATGGTATGGACTATAGTATCCCAAAAACCTGGAGAGGAAAAAAGTGTAACTAAAATTCAGATTTTTAGGCGTGACTCTGAAGATAATGCACTATATCTATTTTTAAAACCAGAGGTAGATAAGGGACAGGGGTTTTTAATGTCCGGTGATAATGCATGGATGTATGACCCTAGTAGTAGGAAGTTTTCCCACTTCTCATTAAAAGAGAATATTGGTGATTCGGATGCACAAAATCAGGACGTAAAAGCAACTTCCTATGCTGAGGATTATAATATAGTAAAAGCAGAGGAGGGTAAGTTAGGTAAAATTGATACCTACATTATAACATTAGAGGCTAAAACTAATGAGATAACTACTCCTAAAATGAAAATATGGGTAAGAAAGGATAAAAACCTTCTTTTAAAGCAAGAAGATTACTCTCTATCTGATAGATTAGTAAGAACTATAATAATTCCAAAATGGACAACTGTTGGTGGTAAATATATTTCTGCTCAAACCCTCATTCAAGATAATCTAAAGGAGGGGGAAAAGACACAGATAACCGCATCTAGTATCTCAAATGCCCAGATTCCTGATGATGTTTTTACTAAGGCGTATCTAGAAAGAATAAATAATAAGTAG
- a CDS encoding YkgJ family cysteine cluster protein yields MIDEEYAKLLKQAELDYEDNKKFIMVLKKIRAKSLDREFNMLHDKAFEEIDCLKCGNCCRTVRPIYQQKDITKLAKRFHCRPIVWEKEYTDVDEDNDRIAKTVPCPFIAEDNYCIYYEDKPKFCRDYPYTDKTRLRNYLRETMENSKICPAVYLMINWLKESVNRGTLS; encoded by the coding sequence ATGATTGATGAAGAGTACGCTAAATTATTAAAACAGGCTGAATTAGATTATGAAGATAATAAAAAATTCATTATGGTACTAAAAAAGATCAGAGCTAAATCCTTAGATAGAGAGTTTAATATGCTACACGATAAAGCCTTTGAAGAGATTGACTGTCTTAAGTGTGGAAACTGTTGTAGAACTGTTAGACCTATTTACCAACAGAAGGATATTACTAAACTAGCAAAGAGGTTTCACTGTAGACCTATAGTTTGGGAAAAAGAGTATACTGATGTAGATGAGGATAATGATCGAATAGCAAAAACTGTTCCTTGTCCATTTATAGCCGAGGATAACTACTGCATATATTATGAAGACAAACCTAAATTTTGTCGGGACTATCCATATACAGATAAAACAAGATTAAGAAATTATTTAAGGGAGACTATGGAAAACAGTAAAATATGTCCTGCTGTCTACTTAATGATTAATTGGCTTAAGGAGAGTGTTAACAGAGGTACTCTAAGTTAG
- a CDS encoding branched-chain amino acid transporter permease — MKIILAILAMGIATSITRFFPFIIFSKKEPPKWLLSGAKLIPGAVMLTLVLTSLPLNISSDQSTLKWIGAGIVVLLHLLFKHPLISIFGGTTSYMLLLRLFPPV; from the coding sequence GTGAAAATAATACTGGCAATCTTAGCAATGGGTATTGCTACATCAATAACTAGATTTTTTCCTTTTATTATTTTTAGTAAAAAAGAGCCACCTAAGTGGTTATTAAGTGGAGCAAAACTAATTCCAGGAGCTGTAATGTTGACCCTGGTTTTAACATCCCTACCCCTTAATATAAGTAGTGATCAGTCTACTTTAAAATGGATTGGAGCTGGGATTGTTGTACTCCTACATCTACTATTTAAACATCCTCTAATAAGTATATTTGGAGGGACAACCTCTTATATGCTTTTACTTCGCCTATTTCCCCCTGTTTGA
- a CDS encoding AzlC family ABC transporter permease, with protein MIPCFFGYISIGFAFGFLLVKSGFPWYLAPLMCIIIYAGAAQFMSIGLLLSGKGPLEIGLAVLLINARHIVYGLSLLERFKPFKKFKKYLIFGLTDETYALLTTLPPPKDSNPEHFDFWITAFNQSYWTIGSTLGALLGSVVTFDAPGLEFALTALFIVLTIEQIKVIKRVGPFLIPIVSIILLNILGIKEDSLILAILLSSIGCFLIGGKE; from the coding sequence ATCATCCCCTGTTTTTTTGGTTATATATCCATAGGTTTTGCCTTTGGATTTCTATTAGTTAAATCTGGCTTCCCCTGGTATCTAGCCCCATTAATGTGCATAATAATATATGCAGGTGCTGCCCAATTTATGTCTATAGGCTTATTATTAAGTGGTAAGGGTCCATTAGAAATTGGATTAGCAGTCTTACTAATTAACGCAAGACATATTGTTTATGGTCTATCTCTTTTAGAACGTTTTAAACCCTTTAAAAAGTTTAAAAAATATCTAATCTTTGGTTTAACAGATGAAACCTATGCTCTATTAACGACCCTTCCACCACCTAAGGATAGCAACCCAGAACATTTTGATTTTTGGATAACAGCTTTTAATCAAAGCTATTGGACTATAGGGAGTACATTAGGTGCTCTATTAGGTAGTGTTGTAACTTTTGATGCACCGGGTTTAGAATTTGCATTAACAGCCCTTTTTATAGTTTTAACCATTGAACAGATTAAGGTTATAAAGAGAGTTGGACCTTTTCTTATTCCAATAGTATCCATTATTTTATTAAATATTTTAGGAATTAAAGAGGACTCTTTAATACTAGCCATACTACTTAGCTCAATAGGTTGTTTTTTAATTGGAGGTAAAGAGTGA
- a CDS encoding AMP-binding protein produces the protein MILHHKFIDTAKKNGNKLAIIDKMVGTKATYSKALIGSLVLQNKLKKYDERYIGIMIPNSAGAMLTTIATLMSGKIPVMINYSTGAGENCLMAQNKCNFKTIITSRALLEKQNCPLIDGMVCIEDLITTVTGLDKLFSAIKSKLPKAIIKAILPKSSIDDTACILFTSGSEKEPKAVQLSHKNLGSNVEDVIDVLKLTKKDTIFSILPLFHVFGIQTNFWMPLTLGMTVVTYANPLDYKNIPKIIREERCTLIAATPIFLSGYLRSSKPGDFASLELIVAGADKTPQWLRDEYKEKHNIEIVEGYGATETSPVVSVNHRDNNKPGSIGLVVPNAKVKITNIDTGEPLPPGVEGKILVKGDLVMKGYMDDIKTKEVIVNGWYDTGDIGILDEDGFLWHRGRLKRFVKIGGEMVSLVNTESVISNIVDKSIDCCVVDVPDEIKGSSLVAVLTKEIDKDELIKSLGQNLPQIAIPKKYIFLEDLPKMGSGKVDFRSVEKLVREEVTV, from the coding sequence TTGATTCTGCACCATAAATTTATAGATACAGCAAAGAAAAACGGTAATAAACTAGCCATTATAGATAAAATGGTTGGAACTAAAGCTACATATAGTAAGGCACTAATTGGTTCCCTAGTGCTACAAAATAAGCTGAAGAAGTATGACGAAAGATACATTGGTATTATGATACCAAACTCAGCTGGGGCTATGTTAACAACAATAGCAACACTTATGAGTGGAAAGATCCCTGTAATGATAAACTACTCTACAGGTGCTGGAGAGAACTGCTTAATGGCCCAGAATAAGTGTAACTTTAAGACTATAATAACATCCAGGGCTCTCCTTGAAAAACAGAATTGTCCCCTAATTGATGGTATGGTATGTATTGAAGATTTAATTACAACGGTAACTGGATTAGATAAGTTATTTTCAGCAATTAAATCTAAGCTTCCTAAGGCTATAATTAAAGCTATCTTACCTAAGAGTAGTATTGATGATACAGCCTGTATACTTTTTACAAGTGGAAGTGAAAAAGAACCTAAGGCGGTTCAACTTTCACATAAAAACCTTGGGTCTAACGTTGAAGATGTAATTGATGTATTAAAATTGACAAAGAAGGATACGATATTCTCTATTTTACCCCTATTTCATGTTTTTGGTATACAGACCAATTTTTGGATGCCACTAACTCTTGGAATGACTGTGGTTACCTATGCAAATCCATTAGATTATAAAAATATCCCTAAAATAATAAGAGAGGAGAGGTGTACTCTAATTGCAGCAACTCCAATTTTCCTTTCTGGTTACCTTCGATCATCAAAACCTGGAGATTTTGCCTCCCTAGAATTAATAGTTGCAGGTGCGGATAAAACTCCCCAGTGGTTAAGGGATGAATATAAAGAAAAACATAATATAGAGATAGTAGAAGGCTATGGTGCCACAGAGACTAGCCCTGTTGTATCAGTTAATCATAGAGACAATAACAAACCTGGAAGTATTGGACTTGTTGTTCCTAATGCCAAGGTTAAAATTACTAATATAGATACTGGAGAGCCCCTCCCCCCAGGAGTTGAAGGAAAGATATTAGTAAAGGGTGACCTTGTTATGAAGGGTTATATGGACGATATAAAAACCAAGGAAGTTATTGTTAATGGTTGGTATGATACAGGAGATATAGGGATTTTAGATGAAGATGGTTTTTTATGGCACCGGGGTCGACTAAAACGATTTGTTAAAATTGGTGGTGAGATGGTCTCCCTTGTGAATACAGAGAGTGTAATATCTAACATAGTTGATAAATCAATTGATTGTTGTGTTGTAGATGTTCCCGACGAAATTAAAGGTTCATCCTTAGTTGCTGTTTTAACAAAAGAGATAGACAAAGATGAACTAATTAAGAGTCTTGGACAAAACCTTCCACAAATAGCTATACCTAAAAAGTATATTTTTCTTGAAGACCTACCTAAAATGGGAAGTGGTAAAGTAGATTTTAGAAGTGTTGAAAAATTAGTTAGAGAAGAAGTTACGGTTTAA